A single genomic interval of Cytophagales bacterium harbors:
- a CDS encoding DUF2442 domain-containing protein, whose protein sequence is MNTSINTNDIRSKNLFERLIFEKGLRAIDLRFYKKQDLIVVVLNNRKVLEASLSNYPILKKASDKVLNDWKSVQGGIGFEWRSLNYDISLKSLLESNTVDSVMKKFQYEDILILD, encoded by the coding sequence ATGAATACTTCGATAAATACCAATGATATACGGTCAAAAAATCTTTTTGAAAGATTAATTTTTGAAAAAGGATTAAGGGCAATTGATTTGCGGTTTTACAAAAAGCAGGATCTAATTGTGGTTGTATTAAATAACCGTAAAGTATTAGAAGCAAGTTTATCTAACTATCCTATTCTGAAAAAGGCCTCTGATAAGGTTTTGAATGATTGGAAATCAGTTCAGGGAGGAATAGGATTTGAATGGAGATCTCTTAATTATGATATAAGCCTTAAAAGTTTACTGGAAAGTAATACTGTAGACAGTGTTATGAAAAAGTTCCAATATGAAGATATTCTTATTTTAGATTAA
- a CDS encoding DUF4160 domain-containing protein — protein sequence MPCVFENKGFNFSFFSSDIKEPVHIHVTKGDGNAKIWLEPEISWAFCYGFKPKEKRSIFKIVKNNRKLLIKKWYEYFDKYQ from the coding sequence ATGCCATGCGTCTTTGAGAATAAAGGATTTAATTTCAGTTTCTTTTCTTCTGACATCAAAGAACCTGTTCACATACACGTTACCAAAGGTGATGGTAATGCAAAAATATGGTTGGAACCTGAAATAAGTTGGGCATTTTGTTATGGTTTCAAGCCAAAAGAAAAAAGATCAATTTTCAAAATTGTGAAAAATAATAGGAAATTATTAATAAAGAAATGGTATGAATACTTCGATAAATACCAATGA
- a CDS encoding PKD domain-containing protein — protein sequence MKKQNLSFILFTIASLLLGGVWGGMTTAQITFQKTFGGDTTDYPCSGQLTNDGGSIIVGRTGGPFNAASNDVYVIKTDANGDTLWTKTFGGTNYDDGASVQQTADDGYIIAGSTNSFGAGGLDVYLIRTDSLGDTLWTKTYGGTGQDSGFSVQQTVDKGYIIAGFTNSFGTGGDVYLIKTDMNGDTLWTKTYGDTLNDAGNSVQQTADSGYIIAGYTQSFGAGDYDVYLIKTDANGDTLWTKTFGGTGPDYGRSVQQTTDGGYIVIGNANGLGAGGWDAYLIRTDANGDTLWTRTYGDTLNDDGFSVQETTDRGFIITGYMYNSIAGSYDVLLIKTDSIGDTLWTKTYGGANWEVGHSVQQTTDGGYIITGYTVSFGAGDHDFYLVKTDSNGNSGGCNEYSTNTIVSNPVTQVGSGGIVGSGGIVNNTATIVSNTATIDSILCFSCPLPNPAFTYKITSDSSNFDVNFVDFSTNAASWFWDFGDSATDTIQSPTHIYTDSAIYNVCLIVSNSCGSDTLCELVNVWCDLPTAGFTVAYSSGLAVYFFDSSMNATSYFWNFGDGAQSTQQDISHTYLSPGPHNVCLTVSNDCGFDALCTIITVLGTGINEFGVQSLELRVFPNPGRGVFVLTIDDLRFTNGELTIYDMLGSIISKSKIVNRKSEIYLSSYPAGIYHLQVMTGKALAIKKLVILR from the coding sequence ATGAAAAAACAAAACCTCTCATTTATTTTATTCACAATTGCTTCCCTACTTTTAGGAGGAGTCTGGGGTGGTATGACTACCGCACAAATCACCTTTCAAAAAACCTTTGGGGGAGATACAACTGATTATCCCTGCTCAGGTCAACTTACTAATGATGGGGGAAGTATAATTGTGGGGCGTACCGGGGGACCATTTAATGCTGCTAGTAATGATGTTTATGTTATAAAAACTGATGCCAATGGAGATACCCTGTGGACAAAAACATTCGGAGGAACAAATTACGATGATGGCGCTTCAGTTCAGCAAACTGCTGACGATGGGTATATAATCGCAGGCTCAACTAATAGTTTTGGGGCAGGAGGTCTTGATGTTTATTTGATTCGCACCGATTCGTTAGGCGATACCTTATGGACAAAAACCTATGGAGGAACAGGTCAGGATAGTGGCTTTTCAGTTCAGCAAACAGTTGATAAGGGATATATTATCGCAGGATTTACGAACAGTTTTGGAACTGGGGGTGATGTTTATTTGATTAAAACCGATATGAATGGAGATACTTTATGGACAAAGACCTATGGAGATACACTTAACGATGCGGGCAATTCAGTTCAGCAAACTGCGGATAGTGGTTATATTATCGCTGGATATACTCAGAGTTTTGGGGCTGGAGATTATGATGTTTATTTAATTAAGACCGATGCAAATGGAGACACATTATGGACAAAGACATTTGGCGGAACAGGTCCCGATTATGGCAGGTCGGTACAACAGACTACTGATGGAGGATATATTGTTATAGGAAATGCTAATGGTTTAGGGGCTGGAGGTTGGGATGCTTATTTGATTCGTACAGATGCTAATGGAGATACACTTTGGACAAGAACCTATGGAGATACACTTAACGATGATGGATTTTCAGTCCAGGAAACTACTGATAGAGGATTCATTATTACCGGCTATATGTACAATTCTATAGCTGGAAGCTATGATGTACTTCTGATAAAGACTGATTCTATTGGGGATACGCTGTGGACAAAAACTTATGGAGGGGCAAACTGGGAAGTAGGCCATTCAGTTCAACAAACTACTGATGGAGGCTACATAATTACCGGCTACACAGTTAGTTTTGGAGCAGGAGATCATGATTTTTATCTGGTCAAGACTGATTCCAACGGTAACAGTGGTGGTTGCAATGAATATTCTACCAATACAATTGTCAGCAATCCTGTAACACAGGTAGGTAGTGGAGGTATAGTTGGTTCAGGAGGAATAGTTAATAATACCGCAACCATAGTCAGCAATACAGCAACTATTGACAGCATATTATGTTTTTCTTGTCCTTTACCCAATCCGGCATTTACCTACAAAATAACCTCAGACAGCAGCAACTTCGATGTAAATTTTGTTGACTTCTCCACCAATGCAGCGTCCTGGTTCTGGGATTTTGGTGATAGCGCTACCGATACCATACAAAGCCCCACGCATATCTATACCGATTCCGCCATCTATAATGTTTGTTTGATAGTATCCAATTCCTGCGGGTCGGACACTTTATGTGAACTGGTGAATGTTTGGTGTGACTTGCCGACAGCAGGCTTTACCGTTGCCTACTCCTCTGGCTTGGCAGTATATTTTTTCGATTCTTCAATGAATGCTACTTCATATTTTTGGAACTTTGGGGATGGCGCCCAATCCACCCAGCAAGATATATCGCACACCTATTTGAGTCCCGGCCCACACAATGTGTGTTTGACTGTGAGCAATGATTGCGGCTTTGATGCACTTTGTACAATAATTACGGTATTGGGAACGGGCATAAATGAGTTTGGAGTTCAGAGTTTGGAACTCAGGGTTTTTCCTAACCCTGGCAGGGGAGTTTTTGTATTGACGATTGACGATTTACGATTTACGAATGGGGAATTGACAATATACGATATGTTAGGATCTATTATATCAAAATCTAAAATCGTAAATCGTAAATCCGAAATATATCTATCCTCCTATCCGGCTGGCATTTATCATTTGCAGGTAATGACAGGTAAAGCATTGGCGATTAAAAAATTAGTGATATTAAGATAA
- the mtnA gene encoding S-methyl-5-thioribose-1-phosphate isomerase encodes MLVNGKPYRTIRIKPDDPKIIQIIDQRKLPFEFVIENLSTVNDAARAIKEMYVRGAPLIGVTAAYGMYLAALQVSKPDDNFMQKAAGKLKATRPTAVNLLWAVEKQLKAISQGKTILEMRDIALKTANQLAEADVQTCKKIGEYGLSLIEKIYQNKKEQPVNILTHCNAGWLACVDYGTATAPMFLAHDKGIPIHIWVDETRPRNQGSKLTAWELAQYGIPHTVIVDSAGGHLMQRGLVDMVLVGTDRTTYTGDVANKIGTYPKALAAKDNSIPFYVALPSSSIDWNIRDGLKEIPIEQRDADEVHYVDGWCEGVGRISGSSSNSSSKKVRITPKRSPAANYGFDVTPARLVTALITERGICLPNEESISGLFPENQEMRVEHGA; translated from the coding sequence ATGTTAGTCAACGGCAAACCATACCGAACAATCCGGATAAAACCTGATGATCCAAAGATCATCCAAATCATTGACCAGCGAAAGCTGCCTTTTGAATTTGTGATAGAAAACCTTTCTACTGTAAATGATGCTGCCCGGGCTATCAAAGAAATGTATGTGCGTGGTGCTCCGCTTATCGGTGTTACGGCTGCCTATGGAATGTATTTAGCCGCATTACAGGTTTCAAAACCTGATGATAATTTTATGCAGAAGGCAGCAGGGAAGTTGAAAGCTACCCGGCCTACAGCCGTAAATCTTCTATGGGCTGTTGAAAAACAGCTAAAAGCTATCAGCCAGGGAAAAACTATATTAGAAATGAGGGACATTGCCCTAAAAACAGCCAATCAATTGGCTGAAGCCGATGTGCAAACCTGTAAAAAGATTGGAGAATATGGATTAAGTTTAATTGAAAAAATATATCAAAATAAAAAAGAACAGCCCGTCAACATCCTTACCCATTGCAATGCCGGCTGGTTAGCCTGTGTTGACTATGGAACGGCAACCGCACCTATGTTTTTAGCGCATGATAAAGGTATTCCCATTCACATCTGGGTAGATGAAACCCGCCCGAGAAACCAGGGCTCAAAACTTACTGCATGGGAATTGGCTCAGTATGGTATCCCACATACAGTGATCGTAGATAGTGCAGGCGGGCATTTGATGCAGCGTGGCTTGGTAGATATGGTTTTAGTTGGAACAGACCGTACTACTTATACGGGGGACGTTGCCAATAAAATAGGCACCTACCCGAAGGCATTAGCGGCAAAAGATAATAGCATTCCTTTTTATGTTGCATTGCCTTCATCTTCAATTGACTGGAACATACGGGACGGGTTAAAAGAAATACCTATAGAACAACGTGATGCGGATGAGGTACACTACGTTGATGGCTGGTGTGAGGGAGTTGGTAGAATAAGTGGCAGTAGTAGTAACAGTAGCAGTAAAAAGGTACGTATTACACCGAAGCGAAGTCCTGCAGCCAATTATGGATTTGATGTTACCCCTGCCCGCTTGGTTACTGCGCTGATCACAGAAAGAGGTATTTGCCTGCCCAATGAGGAAAGTATATCAGGGCTGTTTCCTGAAAATCAGGAAATGCGCGTAGAGCATGGCGCATAG
- a CDS encoding RidA family protein — protein sequence MDKTIIKTDDAPSPIGPYSQAVLNNNILYVSGQIAIHAATGEIVNDTIENETHQVMKNLSAVLKQADMNFTNVVKCTIFVKDLNDFAKINDVYGSYFSFNPPARETVEVSRLPKDVNVEISCIAHSA from the coding sequence ATGGATAAGACTATAATTAAAACTGATGATGCACCTTCCCCCATTGGCCCTTATAGCCAGGCGGTTTTGAACAATAATATTTTATACGTATCCGGCCAAATAGCCATTCATGCTGCTACAGGTGAAATAGTAAATGATACTATAGAAAATGAAACGCACCAGGTGATGAAAAACTTAAGCGCTGTTTTAAAACAGGCTGATATGAATTTTACCAATGTTGTCAAATGTACGATCTTCGTGAAAGACCTCAATGATTTTGCAAAGATAAATGATGTTTATGGCAGTTATTTTTCATTTAATCCTCCTGCCCGGGAAACGGTAGAGGTTAGCAGGTTGCCTAAGGATGTTAATGTAGAAATATCGTGTATTGCGCATAGCGCTTAG
- a CDS encoding 3-hydroxyacyl-CoA dehydrogenase encodes MEILVVGEQNSFDEFREKFISKHSYTFIGIEKLTKDVVRNIEVVFDFTLENNPEGIKLYLPAPLGIREAGSKQEKLVLFVNAVKISLAEIYYKYPVTKNSKSAIPMFGFNGLPTMVNRTILEVSIPDEKNADILDRVCKDLGTEYLVVKDRVGMVTPRVICMIINEACYTLQEGTASIADIDQGMKLGTNYPYGPFQWADMIGVKNVYETLKAIYEDTKEERYKTCPLLKEKYLKKECFY; translated from the coding sequence ATGGAAATATTAGTTGTTGGAGAACAAAATTCTTTTGATGAGTTCCGGGAAAAATTTATATCAAAACATTCTTACACGTTTATCGGTATTGAAAAACTGACAAAAGATGTTGTCAGGAACATAGAAGTTGTATTTGATTTCACACTGGAAAATAATCCTGAAGGTATAAAATTATATCTGCCTGCGCCTTTGGGGATTCGGGAGGCAGGTTCGAAACAGGAAAAACTGGTCTTATTTGTGAATGCAGTAAAAATATCTTTGGCAGAAATTTATTATAAATATCCTGTTACCAAAAATTCCAAATCCGCAATCCCCATGTTTGGATTCAATGGCTTACCTACGATGGTGAACAGAACCATATTGGAAGTATCCATTCCGGATGAAAAAAATGCGGATATCTTAGATCGTGTATGTAAAGACTTAGGTACTGAATATTTGGTAGTCAAAGACAGGGTAGGTATGGTTACACCGAGGGTGATATGTATGATCATCAATGAAGCCTGCTACACATTGCAGGAAGGCACTGCAAGTATTGCCGATATTGATCAGGGAATGAAGCTTGGTACGAACTATCCTTACGGCCCTTTTCAGTGGGCAGATATGATAGGTGTGAAAAACGTTTATGAAACATTGAAAGCAATTTATGAAGATACGAAAGAGGAGCGTTATAAGACCTGCCCTTTGCTAAAGGAAAAATATCTGAAAAAAGAATGTTTTTATTGA
- the glmS gene encoding glutamine--fructose-6-phosphate transaminase (isomerizing) gives MCGIVAYVGKRQAYPVLIEGLHRLEYRGYDSAGIALLNGELNVYKRKGKVSDLVEFVKDKDTEGTVGMGHTRWATHGEPNDINAHPHYSASKNLTIIHNGIIENYYSLKKELMSRGHKFRGGTDSEVFIHFIEDIQQNNNCSLEEAVRLALTKVVGAYAIVIISKDAPDQLIAARKGSPLVIGIGKNEFFIASDATPFVEYTNKVVYMNEYEIAVIRNGKLKIRTIEDIESTPYIEKLDIHLESLEKGGYDHFMLKEIFEQPRSIKDSMRGRLIAAKGHLRLGGIQQYENKLLNADRIIIVACGTSWHAGLVAEYIFEEFARIAVEVEYASEFRYRNPVIKEGDVVIAISQSGETADTLAAIELAKAKGAIIFGICNVVGSSIARASHEGAYTHAGPEIGVASTKAFTAQITVLTMLALIIARKKGSITESKFRELLIELDNIPAKVERALKLDGKIKTIAKTFKDTKNFLYLGRGYNFPVALEGALKLKEISYIHAEGYPAAEMKHGPIALIDKKMPVVFIATKDSSYDKVVSNIQEVLARKGRVIAIVTEGDDTIPKMAEFVIEVPATDETLMPLISVIPLQLLSYHIAVLRGCNVDQPRNLAKSVTVE, from the coding sequence ATGTGCGGAATAGTAGCATACGTAGGAAAAAGACAAGCCTATCCGGTACTTATCGAAGGTCTTCACCGGTTAGAATACAGGGGGTATGATAGTGCAGGAATCGCACTCCTTAATGGAGAGCTTAATGTTTATAAAAGAAAAGGTAAGGTGAGCGATCTGGTTGAATTCGTTAAGGATAAAGACACAGAAGGTACCGTAGGGATGGGGCATACCCGCTGGGCAACCCATGGTGAACCCAATGATATCAATGCCCATCCGCATTACTCTGCATCTAAGAATCTTACCATCATCCACAATGGTATTATTGAGAATTATTATTCACTTAAAAAAGAATTAATGAGCAGAGGGCATAAGTTCCGGGGTGGTACGGATTCGGAGGTGTTTATTCATTTTATAGAAGATATTCAGCAAAACAATAATTGTTCCTTGGAAGAAGCAGTAAGGCTGGCGCTAACCAAGGTAGTAGGCGCTTACGCTATCGTGATCATTTCAAAAGATGCTCCCGACCAGCTCATTGCAGCACGCAAAGGCAGTCCTTTGGTTATTGGTATAGGAAAAAATGAATTTTTCATAGCTTCTGATGCTACGCCATTTGTTGAATATACCAATAAAGTGGTTTACATGAACGAGTATGAAATTGCTGTGATCCGTAACGGTAAGCTAAAAATTCGCACCATAGAAGACATTGAGAGCACACCTTATATAGAAAAGCTTGATATACATTTAGAATCTCTGGAGAAGGGCGGTTACGATCATTTTATGCTCAAGGAAATATTTGAGCAGCCGCGATCTATCAAAGACAGCATGAGAGGAAGGCTTATCGCAGCTAAAGGTCATCTGAGACTGGGTGGTATTCAACAATACGAAAACAAGCTGTTAAATGCTGATAGGATAATAATCGTTGCTTGTGGCACTTCATGGCATGCCGGCCTGGTAGCAGAGTATATCTTTGAAGAGTTTGCCCGGATTGCCGTAGAAGTTGAATATGCATCTGAATTCCGCTACAGAAATCCTGTGATCAAAGAGGGTGATGTGGTCATTGCCATTTCTCAATCTGGTGAAACAGCTGATACTTTGGCTGCTATCGAGCTGGCCAAGGCAAAAGGCGCCATTATTTTTGGTATTTGTAATGTAGTTGGCTCATCTATTGCAAGGGCTTCGCATGAAGGCGCCTATACACACGCAGGCCCGGAAATTGGAGTCGCCAGTACAAAAGCATTCACTGCCCAAATTACTGTGCTAACAATGTTGGCTTTGATCATTGCCCGTAAAAAAGGCTCTATTACTGAGAGTAAATTCAGAGAATTGCTCATTGAACTTGATAATATTCCTGCTAAAGTTGAACGAGCGCTCAAACTTGATGGCAAGATCAAAACAATAGCTAAAACCTTTAAAGATACTAAGAACTTCCTGTACCTCGGCAGGGGATATAATTTCCCCGTGGCTTTAGAAGGGGCGCTTAAACTGAAAGAAATATCTTATATACACGCTGAAGGTTACCCAGCTGCAGAAATGAAGCATGGCCCCATCGCTTTGATAGATAAAAAAATGCCTGTGGTTTTCATCGCAACAAAAGACAGCTCTTATGATAAGGTAGTATCAAACATCCAGGAAGTGCTGGCCAGAAAGGGCCGTGTAATTGCAATTGTAACAGAAGGAGATGATACAATCCCAAAAATGGCTGAATTTGTTATTGAAGTACCTGCTACAGATGAAACCCTCATGCCGCTGATCTCTGTGATTCCTTTGCAGTTGCTTTCTTATCATATTGCAGTATTGCGGGGATGTAATGTTGACCAGCCGAGGAATTTGGCTAAGTCGGTGACAGTGGAATGA
- a CDS encoding DUF4270 domain-containing protein, translated as MLTIYKTSRALRLCGEKIFSKKDFPLSAFISIYLLVTVFITSCKDPDIGLIPDERIGTHFTDTFTIRSSIILIDSIKTSNTVFLLVGEYNDPKFGIVKAESYAQVQPARFNTKFGTNRVLDSIVLYLDTAYFYGDRNNVQTIEIYKLDDTLSSTTYYNFDTKPFGNQLLGSINFKPSQLGTTILSIKLSDQIGNELLILDSALLDSTEFINNEFKGIALVPKNSGLICGFTISALTNNSAIILYYQNEIEDSIELKFQINTAGARFNHIESNRTGTAIEFLTNTNELPSNQTNEECYLQAGIGIRTKIEFPYLDIFKDSVGDIAINKAELVLDVIDGSIDNFEQPFVLILFEADSNSQITKSENGVNKIIYPDISCISLIPEAICYDEDEQTYTADLSSYIQAFSYNKISSDGIIISPSSINLTVNRLLFGSNKHLANPMKLKVYYTVIK; from the coding sequence ATGTTAACGATTTATAAGACTTCGCGTGCTTTACGTCTTTGCGGGGAAAAAATATTTTCTAAAAAAGACTTTCCCTTATCTGCTTTCATCAGTATATATTTGCTTGTAACGGTTTTTATTACCTCCTGTAAAGACCCTGATATTGGCCTTATTCCCGATGAACGGATCGGGACGCATTTTACGGATACCTTCACAATAAGATCTTCAATTATTCTTATTGATTCGATTAAAACCTCTAACACTGTTTTTCTTTTGGTTGGAGAGTATAATGATCCGAAATTTGGGATTGTAAAAGCAGAAAGCTATGCACAGGTACAACCTGCTCGATTTAACACAAAATTTGGTACCAATCGTGTTTTAGACTCCATAGTGCTTTATCTGGATACCGCTTATTTTTATGGGGATAGGAATAATGTTCAGACTATTGAAATTTATAAATTGGATGATACATTATCCAGTACAACCTATTACAATTTTGATACCAAACCATTTGGTAATCAGCTTTTAGGCTCAATAAATTTTAAACCATCTCAGTTGGGTACTACGATATTATCAATTAAACTTTCGGATCAAATTGGTAATGAACTATTGATACTTGATTCGGCTTTACTAGATTCTACTGAATTTATTAATAATGAATTTAAAGGGATAGCTTTAGTTCCAAAAAACAGCGGCCTTATTTGCGGATTTACTATTTCAGCTTTAACCAATAATTCAGCCATAATATTATATTATCAAAATGAGATAGAGGATAGTATTGAATTGAAATTCCAAATCAATACAGCTGGTGCCAGATTTAATCACATTGAAAGTAATAGAACTGGTACCGCAATAGAATTTTTAACCAATACCAATGAACTTCCGAGTAATCAAACAAATGAAGAATGTTATTTACAGGCAGGAATAGGAATAAGAACAAAAATAGAATTTCCTTATCTGGATATTTTTAAAGACAGCGTGGGTGATATTGCTATCAATAAAGCTGAACTTGTATTAGATGTTATAGATGGTAGTATAGACAACTTTGAGCAGCCTTTTGTTCTTATCTTGTTTGAGGCAGACTCAAATAGCCAAATTACCAAATCTGAAAATGGAGTCAATAAAATTATTTACCCCGATATTAGCTGTATCTCCCTTATCCCTGAAGCTATTTGCTATGATGAAGATGAACAAACTTATACTGCTGACTTGTCGAGTTATATACAAGCTTTCTCGTATAATAAAATATCTAGTGATGGAATTATTATTTCTCCAAGTTCGATTAACTTAACTGTCAACAGGCTATTATTTGGCAGTAATAAACACCTGGCTAACCCAATGAAACTAAAAGTTTATTATACCGTTATTAAATAG
- a CDS encoding glycogen synthase: protein MSKLKILYVASEIDPFLHTSSVAEFVRKLPQGMQERGMEIRIMVPCFGLINERKNRLHGVIRLSGINISVGEEEKPLVIKVASIPNAKLQVYFIDNEDYFHRKSVFFDKDDNFYHDNDERAIFFCKGVVETVRKLGWAPDIVHCHDWMSSLIPMYLKTTYKKDPIFQNSKVIFAVYNHFSNYKFDDSLLGKVKMFDTDENMLKSLKTVDLEGFIKTGMEYADAVVKAEDEYSDTLNKLFAEYENKMKVDTVEAKENLVESHFNLYNELLN, encoded by the coding sequence ATGTCAAAATTAAAAATACTTTACGTAGCCAGCGAGATTGATCCTTTTCTGCATACATCAAGTGTGGCTGAATTTGTTCGCAAGTTGCCTCAGGGTATGCAGGAAAGAGGCATGGAAATAAGGATCATGGTCCCCTGTTTTGGACTTATAAATGAGAGAAAAAACAGATTGCATGGAGTTATCAGGCTGTCGGGAATAAATATTTCCGTAGGTGAAGAAGAAAAACCGTTGGTCATAAAAGTTGCATCTATACCCAATGCAAAGCTGCAGGTCTATTTTATAGATAATGAAGATTACTTTCACAGAAAATCGGTATTCTTTGATAAAGATGACAATTTCTATCACGACAATGATGAAAGAGCTATCTTTTTCTGTAAAGGTGTTGTTGAAACGGTTAGGAAATTAGGCTGGGCTCCTGATATTGTTCATTGCCATGATTGGATGAGCAGCCTGATCCCAATGTATCTGAAAACTACTTACAAGAAAGATCCTATATTTCAAAATTCGAAGGTGATTTTTGCTGTTTATAATCACTTTTCTAATTATAAGTTTGACGATAGCTTGTTAGGTAAGGTTAAAATGTTTGATACTGACGAGAACATGCTCAAAAGTCTTAAGACTGTAGATTTGGAAGGTTTTATCAAGACGGGTATGGAGTATGCCGATGCTGTGGTTAAAGCTGAAGATGAATACAGCGATACCCTTAATAAGCTTTTTGCAGAATATGAAAACAAAATGAAGGTTGATACGGTAGAAGCTAAAGAAAATCTGGTAGAATCACACTTTAACCTTTATAATGAACTTTTAAATTAA
- the panC gene encoding pantoate--beta-alanine ligase, translating to MEIFYKPHALKEYLAKKKRSSKAIGFVPTMGALHQGHLSLVQACKNDHDITVCSIYINPLQFNVKSDLQSYPRDIDKDSELLKKNECDVLFCPDDRIIYPESLLVKFDFGYLDTIMEGKHRPGHFSGVATIVSKLFNIIKPDVAYFGQKDLQQFIILRQLVKDLSFGIKLVCCPVVRENDGLAISSRNIRLSNEARKIAPNIYKALVLGKNSLVRIVKHQRNPACPPGLPGEDNIGGNQSALIEKLQINHIIKDTKKKVKEFISQFRGIELEYFEIVDGETLKILKDIKNHHKIALCIAAFVGNVRLVDNLMIE from the coding sequence ATGGAAATATTCTATAAACCTCACGCTCTAAAAGAATATTTAGCAAAAAAAAAGCGAAGTTCAAAGGCAATTGGCTTTGTACCAACGATGGGTGCATTGCACCAGGGGCATTTGTCATTGGTTCAGGCCTGCAAAAATGATCATGATATCACGGTTTGCAGCATTTATATTAATCCCCTCCAGTTTAACGTCAAATCAGATCTGCAATCCTATCCCAGAGATATTGACAAGGATAGTGAATTATTAAAAAAAAATGAATGTGATGTTTTGTTCTGCCCGGATGATCGTATTATATATCCTGAATCGCTATTGGTAAAGTTTGATTTTGGTTATTTAGACACGATTATGGAAGGAAAACATAGACCAGGACATTTTAGCGGTGTTGCCACAATTGTCTCAAAGTTATTCAACATTATAAAACCTGATGTTGCTTATTTTGGTCAAAAGGATCTGCAGCAGTTTATCATATTAAGGCAATTGGTCAAAGATCTTTCTTTCGGTATAAAATTGGTTTGCTGCCCGGTTGTGCGTGAAAATGATGGGTTGGCAATTTCTTCAAGAAATATTAGATTAAGTAATGAAGCCAGGAAAATAGCTCCCAATATTTATAAAGCGCTTGTTTTAGGTAAAAATTCTTTAGTACGGATTGTTAAGCATCAGCGAAATCCCGCCTGTCCCCCCGGGTTACCCGGGGAGGATAATATCGGGGGTAATCAGTCAGCTCTAATAGAAAAATTACAAATCAATCATATAATTAAAGATACTAAAAAAAAAGTTAAAGAGTTTATTTCTCAGTTTCGGGGTATTGAACTGGAATATTTCGAAATTGTAGATGGTGAAACTTTGAAAATATTAAAGGATATAAAAAATCATCATAAAATTGCACTGTGTATAGCGGCCTTTGTAGGTAATGTTAGGTTGGTTGATAACTTAATGATAGAATGA